The following proteins come from a genomic window of Deltaproteobacteria bacterium:
- a CDS encoding YdiU family protein — protein sequence MPGWNFDNTYTRLPPALYERVVPEPVPAPRLVMLNWRLCRDLGLDAQALASADGVAALAGNRCPAGSEPIAQAYSGHQFGHFTTLGDGRAMLLGEHITPAGQRVDIQLKGSGRTPFSRRGDGRAALGPMLREYIVSEALHALGIPTTRSLAVVSTGGDVYRETVLPGAILTRVASSHIRVGTFEHLAARGLTAELHALAWHVIDRHFPELRQTPHPFLALLAEVLARQASLVAKWQHVGFVHGVMNTDNMSLCGESIDFGPCAFMDVHDPATVFSSIDRDGRYAYGNQPSIAQWNLTRFAEALLPVLHEREDRAVDMAREVLDTFPAVFHDFWARGMRAKLGLFTPETGDEDLARTLLGLMHEHGVDHTRTWRDLGRLPVPGGSFFESAGFQAWERRWRARLDRQRQTPDEARQLMMANNPAVIARNHRVEEALAAAGNGDMSVLERLLAAIEHPFDDDPAWSEFAEPPRPSAVPYRTFCGT from the coding sequence ATGCCGGGTTGGAATTTCGACAACACCTATACCCGCCTGCCGCCGGCTTTGTATGAACGGGTTGTCCCGGAACCTGTCCCGGCGCCGCGCCTGGTAATGCTGAATTGGCGCCTGTGTCGGGACTTGGGGCTGGACGCGCAAGCCCTGGCGTCCGCCGATGGCGTCGCGGCTTTGGCGGGAAACCGGTGTCCGGCCGGCTCGGAGCCCATTGCCCAGGCATATTCGGGGCATCAATTCGGACATTTCACCACGCTTGGGGATGGCCGCGCCATGTTATTGGGCGAACACATAACCCCAGCCGGCCAGCGCGTGGACATTCAGCTCAAGGGCTCGGGGCGGACGCCTTTTTCCCGTCGTGGCGACGGCCGGGCCGCCCTGGGTCCGATGCTGCGCGAATATATCGTCAGCGAAGCCCTGCATGCCCTGGGTATTCCCACCACCCGCAGTCTGGCCGTGGTGTCCACGGGGGGCGATGTGTACCGCGAGACCGTCCTTCCCGGCGCCATCCTGACCCGCGTGGCGTCCAGTCATATCCGCGTCGGCACGTTCGAGCATCTTGCCGCCCGTGGGCTGACCGCCGAACTTCATGCCCTGGCCTGGCACGTGATCGACCGGCATTTTCCCGAGTTGCGTCAAACTCCGCACCCATTTCTGGCCCTCCTGGCCGAAGTGCTGGCCCGGCAGGCGTCGCTCGTGGCCAAATGGCAGCATGTCGGCTTCGTGCATGGCGTCATGAACACGGACAATATGTCCTTGTGCGGGGAAAGCATCGATTTTGGCCCCTGCGCCTTCATGGATGTCCACGACCCGGCCACGGTGTTCAGTTCCATTGACCGGGATGGACGCTACGCATACGGCAATCAGCCCTCCATTGCCCAGTGGAACCTGACCCGCTTCGCCGAGGCCTTGCTGCCTGTGTTGCACGAGCGCGAGGACCGCGCCGTGGACATGGCCCGCGAGGTTTTGGATACCTTTCCAGCCGTGTTTCATGATTTTTGGGCGCGGGGCATGCGCGCCAAACTGGGGCTGTTCACCCCGGAGACGGGGGACGAGGATTTGGCGCGGACGTTGTTGGGGTTGATGCATGAGCACGGCGTGGATCATACCCGGACCTGGCGCGACCTGGGCCGGCTTCCCGTGCCGGGCGGATCATTTTTCGAAAGTGCCGGCTTTCAAGCCTGGGAGCGTCGATGGCGGGCGCGTCTGGACCGGCAGCGCCAAACGCCGGACGAGGCGCGACAGCTCATGATGGCCAACAATCCGGCGGTCATCGCCCGCAATCATCGGGTGGAAGAAGCCCTGGCCGCGGCTGGAAACGGAGACATGTCCGTGCTGGAACGGCTTCTGGCCGCCATCGAACATCCTTTTGACGATGACCCGGCCTGGAGCGAGTTCGCCGAGCCGCCAAGGCCGTCGGCGGTTCCGTACAGGACATTTTGTGGAACATGA